A genomic stretch from Juglans microcarpa x Juglans regia isolate MS1-56 chromosome 3S, Jm3101_v1.0, whole genome shotgun sequence includes:
- the LOC121258649 gene encoding uncharacterized protein LOC121258649, with product MSLQPQQQQPVLVYPNTEAGQPSSHHSDGSFGIVFIVLAVVIAVSAIACFLGRLCNRRYQTDQKPKRNQHHSRPKEAVDIDIEFGFDKRIPASKTAGNGGSRGHKPTQNGRDHMRGEMKPAALGREPRAGAR from the coding sequence ATGTCTTTGCAACCGCAGCAGCAGCAGCCCGTTCTGGTTTACCCCAACACCGAGGCAGGGCAGCCATCTTCGCACCATTCAGATGGATCATTTGGGATAGTTTTTATTGTCCTGGCCGTAGTCATTGCTGTATCGGCCATTGCTTGCTTTCTTGGCAGGCTCTGCAACCGGCGCTACCAAACTGATCAAAAGCCTAAGCGAAACCAACACCACTCTCGACCCAAGGAAGCTGTGGACATTGACATTGAGTTCGGGTTTGATAAGAGAATCCCAGCTTCAAAAACagctggaaatggaggaagCAGAGGACACAAGCCAACCCAAAATGGTCGTGACCACATGAGAGGCGAAATGAAGCCTGCTGCTCTTGGAAGAGAACCCAGAGCCGGTGCAAGATAA